One genomic window of Struthio camelus isolate bStrCam1 chromosome 1, bStrCam1.hap1, whole genome shotgun sequence includes the following:
- the LOC138065689 gene encoding folate receptor gamma-like, with product PVQLCSSPGPVEMAAGQVLLVLLAASVATATKDPLLNSCMDAKHHKTKPGPEGLLHGQCSPWKDNACCTANTSSEAHKDQSYLYNFNWNHCGVMPPKCKRHFIQDTCLYECSPNLGPWIDKADSSWRRERILHVPLCREDCEEWWEDCKDYVTCKENWHKGWNWATGTNRCPWGSVCRPFSRVFPRPADLCEKIWSNSYKYTTERRGSGRCIQMWFDPAQGNPNVLVAKYYAWKRRASPAWRTNATPAEPGKAARALPWPALLLLPLALVMLP from the exons cctgtgcagctttgctcttctcctggccctgtggagatggcagcggggcaggtgctgctggtgctgctggccgccTCTGTAGCGACTGCCACCAAGGACCCGCTGCTGAATAGCTGCATGGATGCCAAACACCACAAAACCAAGCCTGGCCCAGAGGGGCTGCTGCATGGCCAG TGTTCCCCCTGGAAGGACAATGCCTGCTGCACAGCCAACACCAGCTCGGAAGCGCACAAGGACCAGTCCTACCTCTACAACTTCAACTGGAACCATTGTGGGGTGATGCCACCCAAGTGCAAGCGCCACTTCATCCAGGACACGTGCTTGTATGAGTGCTCACCCAACCTGGGGCCCTGGATTGACAAG GCTGACAGCAGCTGGCGTCGGGAGAGGATTCTGCACGTGCCGCTCTGCAGAGAGGACTGTGAGGAGTGGTGGGAGGACTGCAAAGACTATGTCACCTGCAAAGAGAACTGGCACAAGGGCTGGAACTGGGCCACAG GAACAAACCGCTGTCCTTGGGGCTCCGTGTGCAGGCCCTTCTCCCGAGTCTTCCCCCGCCCAGCAGACCTGTGTGAGAAGATCTGGTCCAACTCCTACAAATACACCACCGAGCGCCGGGGCAGTGGGCGCTGCATCCAGATGTGGTTTGACCCTGCCCAGGGAAACCCCAACGTGCTTGTGGCAAAATACTATGCCTGGAAGAGGAGAGCGTCTCCTGCTTGGAGGACGAACGCGACTCCCGCCGAGCCTGGCAAAGCGGCACGGGCTCTGccgtggcctgccctgctcctgctgcctcttgccctcgTGATGCTCCCCTAG
- the LOC138065690 gene encoding folate receptor gamma-like, which produces MAAGQVLLVLLAASVATATKDPLLNSCMDAKHHKTKPGPEGLLHGQCSPWKDNACCTANTSSEAHKDQSYLYNFNWNHCGVMPPKCKRHFIQDTCLYECSPNLGPWIDKADSSWRRERILHVPLCREDCEEWWEDCKDYVTCKENWHKGWNWATGTNRCPWGSVCRPFSRVFPRPADLCEKIWSNSYKYTTERRGSGRCIQMWFDPAQGNPNVLVAKYYAWKRRASPAWRTNATPAEPGKAARALPWPALLLLPLALVMLP; this is translated from the exons atggcagcggggcaggtgctgctggtgctgctggccgccTCTGTAGCGACTGCCACCAAGGACCCGCTGCTGAATAGCTGCATGGATGCCAAACACCACAAAACCAAGCCTGGCCCAGAGGGGCTGCTGCATGGCCAG TGTTCCCCCTGGAAGGACAATGCCTGCTGCACAGCCAACACCAGCTCGGAAGCGCACAAGGACCAGTCCTACCTCTACAACTTCAACTGGAACCATTGTGGGGTGATGCCACCCAAGTGCAAGCGCCACTTCATCCAGGACACGTGCTTGTATGAGTGCTCACCCAACCTGGGGCCCTGGATTGACAAG GCTGACAGCAGCTGGCGTCGGGAGAGGATTCTGCACGTGCCGCTCTGCAGAGAGGACTGTGAGGAGTGGTGGGAGGACTGCAAAGACTATGTCACCTGCAAAGAGAACTGGCACAAGGGCTGGAACTGGGCCACAG GAACAAACCGCTGTCCTTGGGGCTCCGTGTGCAGGCCCTTCTCCCGAGTCTTCCCCCGCCCAGCAGACCTGTGTGAGAAGATCTGGTCCAACTCCTACAAATACACCACCGAGCGCCGGGGCAGTGGGCGCTGCATCCAGATGTGGTTTGACCCTGCCCAGGGAAACCCCAACGTGCTTGTGGCAAAATACTATGCCTGGAAGAGGAGAGCGTCTCCTGCTTGGAGGACGAACGCGACTCCCGCCGAGCCTGGCAAAGCGGCACGGGCTCTGccgtggcctgccctgctcctgctgcctcttgccctcgTGATGCTCCCCTAG